One genomic region from Anopheles bellator chromosome 2, idAnoBellAS_SP24_06.2, whole genome shotgun sequence encodes:
- the LOC131207579 gene encoding cuticle protein-like, with product MAFKFLTFAALVAVARAGLIASPAVSYHAAPAPLVAAAPIAKVAYADPHHGFNAVVHREPLAAKVVAAAPVATKVIAQPALAYAAPVAKTISYAAPVAKTISYAAPLATKSYVASPALSYAAPAHLAYSAPLATKSYVASPALSYAAPAYASYH from the exons ATGGCCTTCAAG TTCCTGACATTCGCCGCTCTGGTCGCCGTTGCGCGCGCTGGACTCATTGCCTCGCCAGCTGTCAGCTACCATGCTGCCCCGGCTCCGCTGGTAGCCGCTGCCCCGATTGCCAAGGTTGCCTAT GCCGATCCGCACCACGGATTCAATGCTGTCGTCCACCGTGAGCCCCTGGCCGCCAAGGTCGTCGCTGCTGCCCCGGTAGCCACCAAGGTCATCGCTCAGCCAGCCCTCGCCTACGCCGCTCCGGTTGCCAAGACCATCTCCTACGCCGCTCCGGTAGCCAAGACCATCTCGTACGCCGCTCCTTTGGCCACCAAGAGCTACGTCGCGAGCCCGGCCCTGTCCTACGCCGCCCCAGCTCATCTGGCTTACTCTGCTCCTTTGGCCACGAAGAGCTACGTCGCCAGTCCGGCTCTGTCCTACGCTGCCCCAGCTTATGCTTCGTACCACTAA
- the LOC131210598 gene encoding uncharacterized protein LOC131210598: MFMDDSGIESGDKLDSLFADELGSFVDDQPATNTAPTAVMGGIDSDAESDIFSKLNDFDVVFENPNERQTSATQIPVSPSAAPDYDGFTTGRQAYNASGRKVLSSDNSTDSYASSTVTPGGAVTVPSGSIADDSSTQLREHSATAQQSTCKILQRKLELKVERAKRNYKQMYHTEQEVHEKESQISSLIPISRLPIPGCRDSQQLVDVNTGFNSDDDLENVSFFPRPIPKASGSQTRQELSDTFSIQEMTIESDNDDLDFEQCRKLSDSKGYRKILNRGAGQDDYLDNDTLDEDDDSQNLELLAPKRGYVLRQQLRRLFCCCKTNEFL; this comes from the exons ATGTTTATGGACGACAGTGGCATCGAGAGTGGCGACAAGCTGGACTCGCTGTTCGCCGATGAATTGGGAAGCTTCGTGGACGACCAGCCCGCGACGAACACTGCG CCAACAGCTGTTATGGGTGGAATCGATTCCGATGCGGAAAGTGACATCTTCTCGAAGCTTAACGACTTCGATGTGGTGTTTGAAAATCCAAACGAACGGCAAACCTCCGCCACCCAGATCCCTGTTTCACCGAGCGCAGCGCCGGACTATGACGGATTCACCACCGGGCGACAGGCGTACAATGCTTCCGGGAGAAAGGTGCTATCGAGCGACAACAGTACCGACTCGTATGCGTCCTCCACGGTAACACCAGGCGGTGCAGTCACAGTGCCTTCGGGGTCGATCGCGGACGACAGCTCAACGCAGCTCAGGGAGCATAGCGCCACTGCACAACAGAGCACGTGCAAGATATTGCAACGAAAGCTGGAACTGAAGGTTGAGCGCGCCAAACGAAACTACAAGCAAATGTACCACACCGAGCAG GAAGTGCACGAGAAGGAATCACAAATAAGCAGCCTAATACCGATATCGAGGCTCCCGATTCCGGGATGCCGCGACAGCCAGCAGCTGGTCGACGTCAACACGGGGTTCAACAGTGACGACGACCTCGAGAACGTGTCCTTCTTTCCGCGCCCGATCCCGAAGGCCAGCGGCTCTCAAACGCGCCAGGAACTGTCGGATACGTTCAGCATTCAGGAGATGACGATCGAgtccgacaacgacgatcTGGACTTTGAGCAGTGCCGCAAGCTGTCGGACAGTAAGGGCTACCGGAAGATTCTGAACCGCGGGGCCGGCCAAGATGACTACCTCGACAACGATACgctcgacgaggacgatgattcGCAGAACCTGGAGCTGCTGGCCCCGAAGAGGGGCTACGTGCTGAGACAGCAACTGAGgcgattgttttgctgctgcaaaaCCAATGAATTCCTGTGA
- the LOC131210915 gene encoding papilin has product MPIGERFYFRHRAKVTDGTRCNDESFDVCVDGTCQSVGCDMMLGSQAKEDKCRVCRGDGSSCKTVNGLLDAQNLQVGYNDLLLIPNGASNVVINELAPSNNYLAIRNLTGFYHLNGNYRIDFPRTMQFAGCDWHYERRPQGFAAPDRLTCLGPTTESVYLVLLSQDRNVGVQYEYSVSAQSAPVDEPDSYSWMHTAFEPCTASCGGGVQSRNVTCNSKSSLREVDEGLCNAGERPPSTQKCGQQACPARWSEGPWSNCSMPCGTEGKQTRDVYCERVSGDGETKKLDDDVCLESVGNKPATERECNQGTVCPEWHIGKWSPCNKLCGEGERTRKVTCYRKEHGRITVLQDDECITEKPAPSEKCTLRPCEGVDYVTSSWSGCDECGATAETRTVHCASKAGTIYDMKFCKEREMPELHRVCELTPCEYQWFTSQWSKCSAVCGTGVQTRTVVCGVFDGQSLKRADDDYKCDPTLKPEKERECEGPPECPGQWFAGPWTDCSKDCGGGVKSRKVLCIANATVVPETNCNVDSIQLTTESCNAHDCTEDEIIPVEAGTTLGVEDDYDEDELCDEEEDGEGSGSGSGEEAEGSGDGLSSTEGQDGVMMVTEDTSLAEGVELGVSGGTTESSLETDEVMLSDATGFETGATDADAATTDRTVEGSGDGSSVADVSDGSGDDAELTTIVATSRASDMSQELTEAASSTESASGSTERSSESSSASSEVASQTSSESSSTAAESTSEASLSSSSEGPSSSSSESSEPTTDTTESYTSTTEFDSTTDGSSSTTSDDLSSTVDGSSTDGSASTTEQDLGSTTVADSSSSESDVTTATELGSSTVDSVTGSTPTEGASDATEQVASSSELSVTGLTGVSTDESPVTEPSSDGSSTPESTDVTEPTEDSTGSTVTEDGVEETTFDIWASSTSSATDDTDEPETSTPYSLSSVIAKEQKPRKCRPRPKVPECAASTFGCCPNGKTKATGPFSEGCTLPETCKETKHGCCPDGVSPAKGPSDRGCPKADCADTLFGCCPDKVTPAEGNDQEGCPVETTTVAGCVLSKFGCCADGVSEAKGPNSKGCPGVVEEAEPPSATDKAQPVAENCTSSEFGCCADNTTAATGPDGAGCEPCGREPYGCCQDGKTPAHGPNGEGCCLQTPYGCCPDNVVPAQGPHLEGCECEYSPYGCCPDGKTSARGSGNAGCGCQYVEHGCCPDMQTEAQGPNFEGCPCHAYQFGCCPDGVTPAKGPHNHGCHCSHSEFKCCSDGKTAANGPDGAGCTCADSKYGCCHDGATEAQGAKFEDCAAVPESPQKACALPKDKGPCHNYTVKHFFDVEYGGCGRFWYGGCEGNLNRFDSADECRDSCETPTGKGVCHLPKISGPCTGHYNMWYYDAERNLCSQFTYGGCLGNANRFEKLEDCKAACSVDDSKPPCEQPMEAGPCNGTFERWYYDKDADMCQPFYFGGCKGNKNNYHTEASCDYHCKKPGVHKPSCRQPLDVGNCEAQQARWHFTGDGNKCMPFYFTGCGGNENHFVSRDQCEAECPPKVEKDTCFLPAEIGECQNYTAHWYFDTKEQRCRQFYYGGCGGNGNNFVDEQSCTSRCIDGGAKREPEPAPRPEPSQFDRRYCQLPMDNGDRECQPYQRRFYFDAQTGVCTLFTYTGCGGNQNNFQTEESCQQACGSVQNVCDLPQEQGDCANSEERWYFDRRDQRCLPFSYSGCGGNGNNFHGQQDCERQCAGPGDVDLRGPTDPERAENVSRCELHPEFGDGAGDGELILFYYNAERRSCERFRYSGAGGNANRYESEEECERTCGMYRGVDVCREVLNPGPCNDAIPRFYYDARTHACYAFNYSGCEGNGNRFAGAEECEGTCVHRRPAESVDQSDAPDICSLKLARGDRRCKDRSRLKFRKRWYYDVERETCFAFRYSGCGGNSNNFPSYDHCRRYCEIESNAINPCERYEDECRQFQCQYGLAKSYDPSNGCDRCQCNDPCAGQYCPPGTQCVVDVQSGGTVNAGGSEFVGVCRASHKPGECPALANATHCGVDCYSDADCRGNNKCCDAGCARICISPVERPTGVAPVVPGVPGPTVLEEVAPEELDIKSEEGGVATLRCFATGFPPPSVRWRKGAILLNTNQGRYVLTSTGDLQIVQLHRTDSGTYVCVADNGIGEPALREVQLTVNDPVPRDAYIAGTLNDSQVIQLEEPATLRCPAGGYPKPVVSWWRETFMMPLKMVSRDYSLHFERVRLQDLGPYVCQAYSGAGKGISRTVTLLAYGPVTPISPVDEKYLKYVLSGRPPVSVSVVIRPAPGDPYPPRPRPPPVVVRQPVPATVAMHFPQGRDLMPNSNFTINCTVDGYPKPTVNWFKDGQIMVPTDRIHITDHNLLIVTGAIPSDSGRYKCLARNEQSEAFQEHTVRVEGVYVPPECTDNQLLAKCDLIVAGHYCNHKYYARFCCRSCTLAGQINVGSRHY; this is encoded by the exons ATGCCGATCGGCGAGCGGTTCTACTTCCGTCACCGGGCCAAGGTGACGGACGGGACGCGCTGCAATGACGAGTCGTTCGACGTATGCGTCGACGGCACCTGCCAATCGGTCGGTTGCGACATGATGCTGGGATCGCAAGCCAAGGAAGACAAGTGTCGCGTGTGTCGCGGTGACGGCAGCAGTTGTAAGACCGTCAACGGCCTGCTGGACGCGCAGAACCTGCAGGTGGGCTACAACGATCTGCTGCTCATCCCGAACGGTGCCTCCAACGTGGTGATCAACGAACTGGCGCCCTCCAACAACTACCTGGCGATCCGCAACCTGACCGGGTTCTACCATCTGAACGGCAACTATCGGATCGACTTCCCGCGGACGATGCAGTTCGCCGGCTGCGATTGGCACTACGAGCGGCGTCCGCAAGGATTCGCGGCTCCCGATCGGTTGACGTGCCTTGGACCGACGACGGAGTCCGTGTatctggtgctgctgtcacAGGATCGTAACGTGGGCGTCCAGTACGAGTACAGTGTATCGGCCCAGTCGGCTCCGGTTGACGAGCCGGATAGCTACTCCTGGATGCACACGGCGTTCGAGCCGTGCACGGCTAGCTGCGGCGGAGGTGTCCAGTCCCGAAACGTCACCTGCAACAGTAAAAGCTCCCTGAGGGAGGTGGACGAAGGACTGTGCAATGCGGGCGAACGGCCACCGAGCACCCAGAAGTGCGGTCAGCAGGCTTGCCCCGCTCGGTGGTCCGAAGGACCGTGGAGTAACTGTTCGATGCCGTGCGGCACGGAAGGCAAACAGACGCGCGACGTGTACTGCGAGCGGGTTTCGGGCGATGG CGAGACGAAGAAGctggacgacgacgtgtgTCTGGAGAGTGTCGGCAACAAGCCAGCGACGGAGCGGGAATGCAATCAGGGAACGGTCTGCCCCGAGTGGCACATTGGCAAGTGGTCCCCG TGCAACAAGCTGTGCGGCGAGGGTGAACGGACGCGAAAGGTTACGTGCTATCGCAAGGAACACGGTCGTATCACGGTGTTGCAAGACGACGAGTGCATCACGGAAAAGCCGGCCCCGAGCGAGAAGTGCACGCTGCGACCCTGTGAGGGTGTCGATTATGTAACGTCGTCCTGGAGCGGG TGTGACGAGTGTGGTGCGACGGCCGAAACCCGCACGGTGCACTGCGCCTCGAAGGCGGGTACCATCTACGACATGAAGTTCTGCAAGGAGCGCGAGATGCCCGAGTTGCACCGTGTCTGCGAGCTGACCCCGTGCGAGTACCAATGGTTCACGTCGCAGTGGAGCAAGTGCTCGGCCGTGTGCGGTACCGGTGTCCAGACGCGCACGGTGGTGTGCGGCGTGTTCGATGGTCAGTCCTTGAAGCGGGCCGACGATGACTACAAGTGTGACCCGACGCTGAAGCCGGAGAAGGAGCGCGAGTGCGAAGGACCGCCCGAGTGCCCGGGACAATGGTTTGCCGGGCCGTGGACCGACTGCTCGAAGgactgcggtggcggcgtgaaGTCGCGCAAGGTGCTCTGCATCGCCAACGCCACCGTCGTGCCGGAAACGAACTGCAACGTGGACAGTATCCAGTTGACGACGGAGTCCTGCAATGCTCACGATTGCACCGAGGACGAGATCATTCCGGTTGAGGCGGGAACCACGCTCGGCGTGGAGGATGActacgacgaggacgaactgtgtgacgaggaggaggacggggaaggcagtggcagtggcagtggtgAGGAGGCTGAAGGGTCCGGGGACGGTCTCAGCAGCACGGAGGGTCAGGACGGTGTGATGATGGTAACGGAGGATACCTCGCTGGCGGAGGGCGTAGAGCTGGGTGTCAGCGGGGGCACCACGGAGTCCTCACTCGAGACCGACGAGGTGATGCTGAGCGATGCGACGGGCTTCGAAACCGGAGCGACGGATGCGGACGCAGCCACTACCGACCGTACGGTCGAAGGATCAGGCGATGGCAGCAGTGTCGCGGACGTTTCGGACGGTTCAGGAGACGACGCTGAGCTCACGACGATCGTGGCCACCTCGAGGGCATCCGATATGTCGCAGGAACTTACAGAAGCCGCCAGTTCCACGGAATCGGCCAGTGGTTCTACGGAGCGCTCGTCCGAGTCCAGCTCCGCTTCTAGTGAGGTAGCATCGCAGACCTCAAGCGAATCGTCATCAACAGCTGCGGAATCGACGTCTGAAGCCTCGCTTTCATCCTCCAGCGAAGgtccctcgtcgtcgtcgagtgagTCTTCCGAGCCCACAACGGATACAACCGAGTCGTACACCAGTACGACCGAATTCGACTCAACAACTGATGGCAGCAGCTCAACGACGAGCGACGATCTCTCCAGCACCGTGGACGGATCGTCTACGGATGGCTCTGCCAGCACAACCGAGCAGGACTTGGGCAGCACAACGGTTGCAGACAGTAGCTCGAGCGAGTCTGACGTCACCACGGCTACGGAGCTCGGGTCTAGCACCGTGGATAGTGTCACGGGCAGCACACCAACGGAAGGCGCGTCCGATGCTACGGAGCAGGTTGCATCCAGCAGTGAGCTATCGGTTACCGGACTGACAGGAGTGTCTACGGATGAATCCCCGGTTACGGAGCCCTCGTCTGACGGTAGCTCCACTCCGGAATCAACCGACGTAACCGAGCCTACGGAAGACTCGACCGGTTCGACCGTCACCGAGGACGGCGTGGAAGAGACCACCTTCGATATCTGGGCTTCATCGACATCGAGCGCCACCGATGATACGGATGAACCGGAAACCAGCACGCCGTACTCGCTGAGCTCCGTGATCGCGAAGGAGCAGAAACCGCGGAAGTGCCGACCGAGACCGAAGGTTCCGGAGTGTGCCGCGTCGACGTTCGGGTGCTGCCCGAACGGGAAGACCAAGGCGACCGGTCCGTTCTCCGAGGGGTGCACCCTGCCGGAGACGTGCAAGGAAACGAAACACGGTTGCTGCCCGGACGGAGTGTCTCCGGCCAAGGGTCCTTCGGACCGGGGTTGCCCGAAGGCGGACTGTGCCGATACGCTGTTCGGTTGCTGCCCGGATAAGGTCACTCCGGCGGAAGGGAACGATCAGGAGGGTTGCCCGGTCGAGACGACGACCGTGGCCGGGTGCGTCCTCAGCAAGTTCGGATGCTGCGCCGATGGCGTCAGCGAAGCGAAGGGTCCCAACTCGAAGGGTTGTCCCGGAGTGGTCGAGGAAGCGGAACCGCCGTCAGCCACGGACAAGgcgcaaccggtggccgaaaactGCACCAGCTCGGAGTTCGGTTGTTGCGCGGATAATACGACGGCCGCTACCGGTCCGGACGGAGCCGGGTGTGAGCCGTGTGGCCGCGAACCTTATGGGTGCTGCCAGGATGGCAAAACACCGGCCCACGGACCGAACGGAGAGGGTTGCTGTCTGCAGACCCCGTACGGTTGCTGCCCGGATAACGTCGTTCCCGCTCAGGGTCCCCATCTGGAGGGCTGCGAGTGTGAGTACTCACCGTATGGATGCTGTCCGGACGGTAAGACCTCCGCCCGGGGCTCCGGGAATGCGGGTTGCGGATGCCAGTACGTCGAGCACGGATGCTGTCCGGATATGCAGACGGAAGCACAGGGACCAAACTTCGAGGGTTGCCCGTGCCATGCGTATCAGTTCGGTTGCTGTCCGGACGGTGTTACACCGGCCAAGGGACCGCACAATCACGGATGTCACTGTTCACATAGCGAGTTCAAGTGCTGTTCCGATGGCAAGACGGCGGCCAACGGGCCAGACGGTGCCGGGTGTACTTGTGCCGATAGCAAGTATGGCTGCTGTCACGACGGAGCCACCGAGGCGCAAGGGGCCAAGTTTGAGGACTGTGCTGCGGTGCCCGAGTCACCGCAGAAGGCTTGCGCACTGCCGAAGGATAAGGGTCCGTGCCACAACTACACCGTCAAGCACTTCTTCGACGTCGAGTACGGTGGCTGCGGTCGGTTCTGGTACGGTGGGTGTGAGGGTAACCTCAACCGGTTCGATTCGGCCGACGAGTGCCGGGACAGCTGCGAAACGCCCACCGGTAAGGGCGTTTGTCATCTGCCCAAAATCAGCGGTCCTTGCACCGGGCACTACAACATGTGGTACTACGACGCGGAGCGGAACCTGTGCTCCCAGTTCACGTACGGTGGGTGCCTCGGTAACGCCAATCGGTTCGAGAAGCTCGAGGACTGCAAGGCCGCGTGCAGTGTGGATGACTCAAAAC CACCTTGCGAGCAACCGATGGAGGCCGGACCGTGTAACGGCACGTTCGAGCGGTGGTACTACGACAAGGACGCCGACATGTGCCAACCGTTCTACTTCGGGGGCTGTaagggcaacaaaaacaactacCACACGGAAGCATCCTGTGACTATCACTGCAAGAAGCCAGGTGTACACAAGC CGAGCTGTCGGCAGCCACTGGACGTCGGGAACTGCGAGGCCCAGCAGGCCCGCTGGCACTTCACCGGTGATGGTAACAAATGCATGCCCTTCTACTTTACCGGTTGCGGTGGCAATGAGAACCACTTCGTCTCGCGCGACCAGTGCGAAGCGGAATGTCCACCGAAGGTTG AGAAAGACACCTGCTTCCTGCCGGCGGAGATTGGCGAGTGTCAAAACTATACCGCGCACTGGTACTTCGACACGAAGGAGCAGCGCTGCCGGCAGTTCTACTACGGTGGCTGCGGTGGCAATGGGAACAACTTTGTGGACGAGCAGTCCTGCACCAGTCGGTGCATCGACGGCGGTGCGAAGCGTGAACCTGAGCCGGCACCCCGGCCAGAACCGAGCCAGTTCGACCGCCGGTACTGTCAGTTGCCGATGGACAACGGGGATCGTGAATGCCAACCGTACCAGCGAAGGTTCTACTTCGACGCCCAGACCGGAGTCTGTACACTGTTCACCTACACCGGCTGTGGCGGCAATCAGAACAACTTCCAGACCGAGGAATCCTGCCAGCAGGCGTGCGGCAGTGTCCAGAACGTGTGCGACCTGCCCCAGGAGCAGGGCGATTGTGCGAACTCCGAGGAACGGTGGTACTTCGATCGACGAGACCAGCGGTGTCTACCGTTCAGTTACAGTGGCTGTGGAGGCAATGGCAATAACTTCCACGGCCAGCAGGACTGTGAACGGCAGTGTGCCGGACCGGGCGATGTCGATCTGCGTGGTCCGACCGATCCGGAGCGGGCGGAGAATGTGAGCCGTTGTGAACTGCACCCAGAGttcggtgacggtgccggAGATGGTGAGCTGATCCTGTTCTACTACAACGCGGAGCGAAGGTCCTGCGAGCGATTCCGGTACAGTGGGGCCGGTGGAAACGCGAACCGGTACGAATCGGAGGAGGAGTGTGAACGGACCTGTGGCATGTACCGGGGCGTAG ACGTGTGTCGCGAAGTGCTGAACCCTGGACCATGTAACGACGCGATTCCGAGGTTCTACTACGATGCCCGGACTCATGCCTGCTACGCGTTCAACTACAGTGGCTGCGAGGGTAACGGCAATCGGTTCGCTGGCGCCGAGGAGTGCGAAGGAACCTGCGTACACCGACGTCCGGCCGAAAGCGTCGATCAGTCTG ATGCTCCGGATATCTGTAGCCTGAAGCTGGCGAGAGGCGATCGGCGGTGCAAGGACCGGTCGCGCCTGAAGTTCCGCAAACGGTGGTACTATGACGTTGAGCGGGAAACATGCTTCGCGTTTCGGTACAGTGGATGTGGTGGCAATAGCAACAACTTCCCTTCGTACGATCACTGCCGACGGTACTGTGAGATCGAGT CGAACGCGATAAATCCTTGCGAGCGGTACGAGGACGAGTGCCGACAGTTCCAGTGTCAGTACGGCCTAGCCAAATCGTACGATCCGAGCAATGGGTGCGATCGGTGCCAGTGTAATGATCCTTGCGCCGGTCAGTACTGTCCACCCGGAACACAGTGCGTGGTGGACGTGCAAAGTGGCGGAACGGTCAACGCCGGTGGGTCCGAGTTTGTGGGGGTGTGTCGCGCCTCCCACAAACCGGGCGAATGTCCTGCGCTGGCCAATGCCACCCACTGTGGCGTTGACTGTTACTCGGACGCTGACTGTCGTGGTAACAACAAGTGCTGCGATGCTGGCTGCGCACGGATCTGCATCAGTCCCGTGGAACGACCGACAGGGGTCgctccggtggttccgggAGTTCCGGGCCCCACGGTGCTGGAGGAAGTTGCGCCGGAGGAGCTGGACATCAAGTCGGAGGAAGGAGGTGTAGCGACGCTGCGCTGTTTTGCCACCGGATTCCCACCGCCGTCGGTCCGTTGGCGAAAGGGAGCCATTTTG TTGAACACCAACCAAGGACGCTATGTGCTGACATCGACGGGAGATCTGCAGATCGTTCAGCTGCACCGTACGGACAGTGGAACGTACGTGTGCGTTGCTGACAACGGCATCGGGGAGCCAGCCCTGCGAGAGGTCCAGCTGACGGTGAACG ATCCGGTGCCGCGAGACGCGTACATTGCGGGCACTCTGAACGATTCGCAAGTGATTCAGCTGGAGGAACCGGCGACACTTCGGTGTCCGGCCGGTGGCTACCCGAAACCGGTCGTTAGCTGGTGGCGCGAAACGTTCATGATGCCCCTGAAGATGGTGAGTCGCGACTACTCGCTGCACTTCGAGCGCGTCCGCCTGCAGGATCTGGGTCCGTACGTGTGCCAAGCTTACTCCGGTGCCGGCAAGGGAATTTCGCGCACGGTAACCCTGCTCGCTTACGGGCCGGTCACGCCGATCAGCCCGGTGGACGAGAAGTACCTTAAGTACGTCCTCAGCGGTCGTCCGCCGgtctcggtgtcggtggtgatACGACCCGCGCCGGGCGATCCGTATCCgccacgaccacggccaccgcccgtGGTGGTGCGTCAGCCGG ttccggcgacggtggcgatgcaCTTCCCGCAAGGTCGCGATCTAATGCCGAACAGTAACTTCACGATCAACTGCACGGTCGATGGATACCCGAAACCGACCGTGAACTGGTTCAAGGATGGCCAGATCATggtgccgaccgaccgtaTCCACATCACCGACCACAACCTGCTGATTGTAACCGGTGCCATACCGTCGGACAGTGGGCGGTACAAGTGTCTGGCGAGGAACGAACAGTCAGAAGCTTTCCAAGAGCACACCGTTCGCGTAGAAG GTGTGTACGTTCCGCCAGAATGTACCGACAATCAGCTGCTGGCCAAGTGTGACCTGATCGTCGCGGGGCACTACTGCAACCACAAGTACTACGCACGATTCTGTTGCCGCTCGTGTACGCTGGCGGGTCAGATAAATGTTGGCAGTCGCCATTATTAG